The Amblyomma americanum isolate KBUSLIRL-KWMA chromosome 2, ASM5285725v1, whole genome shotgun sequence genome contains the following window.
gttcagcgagatgacgcaggcctacagaggcCTAcaggcctagaggacctcaagacctgggaggactgggagaccctgctgcgctcggaggacccggccgtgcagacaatcgccaccggccgggctgccagtgttatggaccttagggacatgaacacttgagtgcagtggggtcgtgcggagacccaggggcgtgccccgactttctctccaacaataaaatttttttctctctctctctctccaccacggcacctctttcttcctttgttcttccagtccttcctttatcccttcccttacggcgcggctcaggcgtccaccgagatatgcgagaaaGTTACTGcatcacttcctttcctcaaaaacaaattttcctctttttatttctctcattcttctttcactcccaccttcctcccttttcttatggcgcggttcaggtgtccactgagatgcgaGATAAATaacgcaccatttcctttcctcaaggtGGCTCTTGAATGTAAACGAGACTACGCAGCTTAATTACTTTAAATTACTAAGACCTCTAGGCAGATACAACCGCCCACTCTAGAGGGTAGCCATACCACTTCCGCAACTTATGTGAAGAATGTGAAATATGCCACCGCTTCTCAATCATCTACGCATGAAAAGGTAGAATTCAGCTCTTGAAATAAGCCGTCGCCTATTAGATTGCTCATCGGATCTCTGTTGATCAGAACCGATGTTCATTTTTTCGGCTCCGTTTTCAGCACCGCAAACGCTAAAAAGTGTTCGTTATCCCGACTCTGGTGCGTTGGGCTATAGCGGACAATGCGACAACCAGGAGCCGTCGCATACATGCACTGTTAGATGTTATATTTTGCGCTCTGCGACAAAAATAACACCCTGAAATTCCTTCCTTCGGTTTTGTCTGCCACTAGAGGGCACAAAGTATTTCAACCACCACATACTCAAGCGCTGTGGCCACCACCGCTGTCAGGTAAGTGGCGCCTATCCTGATAGCTCACACACACAAATTGGACCTGCCCAGGTGCTACACTGTCACCGCCCTACTCACAACGTTGGTTCCTACCAGTGAGGCACCCTATTCTTGGGGGAGCTGGGCCGCTCCTCCAGTTGCGCTGCGGCAAATACTGTGGCCACTGCTTATTGTCCATATCGCCCCCGTTACCGCCCACGTGTTGGCCGATATGAGCTCAGACGGTCCGACTTGAGACGGCGATCCGGACAAGGGCCGGAAAGTAAATGTTTTTATCTCTCTCCCTGTTCAGGTTCTTTTGATCAGGGCATGTAATCGAACTAGAAAAGCTTATCACTATGATAGCTAAATCATTTCGTAGTTTGAAAATTGAGAGCACTGAAACCAGCTGTAGAGAAACCCGTTATATTACGACGGGTATGCGCTAAAGACACTTAGGTAAAGCGGCTTATGTACAAATAAAATATGCGGGAGTTCGAACAAACACAAGAGAACAAAAAACGAAGACAAAATGACGGAAGAAGCGCTCGCTACCACCACTTGCACTGCAGCTCAAGTccttaaaaaaacaaatttttcacCTAATAACCCCCTTAGTGGTGAGCGCATGTGCTGTCATTCTTCCTTTCGCTAGAACTCTGTACTTTGCGTTTGTGCTCCGACGTTTAGCCGCGTACAGGCTGCGGTGCCCACGTATCTGAGCGACGTAGAATCTGCTGTCCAGCTGCAgattttcaaaaaagaaaaaacatttttGTTCGCATCCATAAAATATGAAGGGAAGTTGAGGGTTTACGCATCATCCCCGTTCTTGCAACAACCTTCACATCACCATTTTGATCCCTCCGGTGTTCATCGGTGCTATGGTTACGCGGGGTAGACTGAAAATTTCTCCTCGCGTGTTGAGACGGGGTTAACGCTTGTTTCGAGGATCGATCGGCGCACGCTATCGCAACTGGCGAGTGCTGTGCCTTCTTTGGGTGCGCCTTCAATTACTGTAATAATATATTATCAGCTGTTTTACTAAAATAACTGTGATGCTGAAACTTTGCCCTGGAAGATGGTGGAAATTTTGTGAGGTTTCTTTCCTTGAATGTGTGTGCTATTATGATACTACAGTCTACTGGTGATCAATCGCAGGAGAGAGAAGGTGCTTCTTGAACCACGTACTGTTGAACAAAGGCCTGATGAACCAATGCCTCTGACTTCTGAGTCTGCTGGTGAGACGTCTACTTCGCTGCTGTTTCTACAGACGTCTACAAACACATTTGTGACTGCAAAAAGCCCGGGGCCAAGCTGCCTTTAattctcactgctcgagccaggCGGCGGGAACGTCCAGGGGCGAGGTCCGTGGTGCTCAGAAGGACTGCCAGTCGTAAAGCTGGGTGGCCGAGCGCATCTGGTAGAGGAGCAGCTTGAGTTGTTCCATGGTATCGTTGTAGAACTCGGAGAGACTAGGCTTTCGCCGGACGAGCTCCATGATCCAGCTCATGTTCTCGTCCATGTTCTTGAGGATGTGGTTGGGCCAGTAACGGAGGTCCTCCTTGGAGATGCGCTCCGAGCTGTAGTTCACAACCGTCGAGAAGTAGCAGTCCAGCTCCAACTTGAGCATCACGTACCTGCACGTGCGCGAAGTTAAAGTGCAACCCGATTTGTACGGCAGTGGTGGTGCCTTTGCGGTCACTCCATTCGAGTCTGCCTTTCGTACCTCAACAGAGCTCAATAGTGGGTCAGTTCGCAACATACTAGTACTAGCAAAACCAACGTATAATAAAACTAAAACACCTTTATCACCATGTCCTTTTGTCATGCTCCATAGAGGCCAGAGCATGATGAAagctatgacgcgatagcctgTGCAGTGCCTTTTCATTTGTATATTTTCTACCTTTTTCTCCTGACAGGCATAGCACCAAGAAAACGAGGGGTAGGGAGGGTTAGAGTGTTAAGCACCATAGAGAATCTTTGCATCATGCAGTATGGCAGAATGCACAGGATCTCTACTTGTGTTTGATGGGTTGTCAGTAAGCTGCTAATATTACTTTGAACGTCAACTGGCCGCAgcctggctcagtggttatggcgctcgactgctgactcgGACGactcgggttcgattccggccgtgatggtcgaatttcgatatagACGGAATTcaagaagcccgtgtactgtgagatgtcagtgcacattaaagaccccaggtggtcggaatttccggagcccttcacaacggcttccctcgtagcctgagtagctttgggatgttacaCCCTCATCATTCATAATTCAGATTTGAACGTCGACTAATGAGGGCTATTCTAAGGATGAGTACAGCCATGACAAAGTGAAAGCTGCCGTACCTAGCGACCATAATGAATGGTGTCGTCATATCGTCCGAATAGTTAGCAGAAATTTCTAGGGCCGCACAGTGCCTACAAGTCACTTATACGTCGCTGCAACTATCCATCCGCAAAACATTTGTTCACTCTGTGCTGCCGCTGCAAAACGTAGGTCAGAAGGCGCGCCTGATTGCGCAATAGGCGCGTACCTCTTGAAGGAGGCCTCCAACAGCTGCGCGACTTCGGGCAGGTCCCGGGGCACGCGGTCGCGCATGTGCGCGATCATGGACTGGCCCTCGGTGTAGTAGCTGTACATGAAGTCCTTGAACTCGTCGAGCGAGCCGAACGGCGAGTCCATGTTATCGTGCGGCGCGGTGAACGCGATGGATGGCTTGCTCTTGGACGTCTCGCGCTTGTTCACGTCGCTCAGCAGGCTGTCATACATGTCCCGAGGAGTACCCTGCGACCAGCAAAGGTGCGTTCGGGTGGCACTAAGCGGGATGCGTAACTGTTCCGAGTTGGCGGCGCCCAGAGATGCTAGCATGAGTGCAGAGAGAATGCGCTCGCAGGTGGAATATTTTCGGCCATGTCATCTAGAGTGTACTGCATGTGGGTTTCTTTCGCGGAAGGCGATGAAACAATATGTTGGAAAAGAAGTACGACGAATCGTACCCCTCCTGTAAAGCGCCCTCACTCAAGGGCCCTtcaggtatctataataaataaataaataaatcgagtGATTAGCATGAGGCCACACAACGAACATGCACAGCAGTGGACACCGGACAAAGCAgagttgaatttgaagaaaatATGAAGCCGTCATTTCCACCGCTTAGTTCTTATAGGACAGAGTGAAATGACTGCAAATTGTTTCTCCTGTGGATGCATCGCCATGACATCACGCCTGACGGGATTGGCAGGTGGATTAAAAGGGGCTTAACGTGGAGCAATAAGGCCAGAAgtccatcgtcatcatcagcctgactacgccgtCCGCAGGGCACatgcctctcccatgcctctccaaataactctgtcctttgccagcggcgcccactgtatgcccccgaacttcgtaatctcatctgcccacttaactttctcctgccccctgctacacttgccttaattctcttggaatccactccgttacccttaaggaccagcagttatcttgcctttgcattacatgccctgcccaagcccatttattcctcttaatttcggctagggtgtcattaatccgcgttggttccctcacccactctgctcgcttctgGTCTCTGAACGTTatacctattatttttctttccatggttcgctgcgttgtccttaacttaagctgaacccatttcgttagcctccgcgtttctgccctgtaggtgattactggcaagatacagctcttgtatatttttctctATCATTGGTCATTTCGTGGGTACCGAGATCACCACGCAGCAAGGCTGCACTTCAGTATTGCACGTTACTACTCGGCAAGGGTGCATGTTAGTACGCGAGTTGCAGCCTAGGACAGGGAACACATCTTGTTCTCTCGCTATCTCATCTTTGGTTTGTGttgtgaaaaaattgaaaatatttcCTGAAGCAGGACTGCGTCGGCGTGCATCGCCTGCACAGTAAGCCGCCAGCGGGCGGTTACACGAGTAAGCGCAGAAAGGACAGCCAATATTCACGAATCCCGAGTGGCGGCAAGGGGCATCACGATGGGCATAGCGCGACCGCGGGTGTGTCACCTGGGTCGCCTGCTGGGACTCCCGGAAGTGGGTGCGCCTTCCCCCGGTCGTGGGTCCAGCGCTACCACCGCTCCCACTGCGGCTGGTAATGCGCGGGCTGGTCGTCATAGTAGTCGCCCCTCCGGCCTGAGATGCACGCTGGATTTGAAGGAGACGACGGGGAGAAGGCCGCTTCCTCTTCTTTCTTCGCTCATTATTCCTTGCACAGAGACCGAAAAAGTTGAGGTcctgcaagttttttctttttaacagCGGTGCCTTTATAAGCAGGGTAGTAGCGTATTCGCCACATAAACCTGCCGCGCTCAACTTCCGAGCCACAAGGAACATTTGGGCAACACAGAGGGCATCCTAGAGAACCTGCCATCTGCGGCCATTTTGTACAATTTGGCCTGGTAGTGAATGCGCTGAGAAGGAGAGATGCACAAGGTTACGGTACATTTATCGCTGCGACCTGTTGGCACAGGAGATAGATATCAAGTcgataaagttttttttctttgcccagTGGGCGCATAGCCTGATGAGAGGAATTCATTGGTGAAACGACCCAAACGTTTAGGTTGCTTCCAAACAATATGGCAGACAACGCGTCCGAGATAAGAGTTCGCCGACGATTATCGAGCCACCGTGACGTAGCTGTTGAAGGAAAGTGAGCTGTAGGCGCGAGCTTCACTACATATGGCATCAACAATACAAAGGCTGgaaggaaaagaagcaaagaGGCGCAGGCGGCAGCTGCAGCTCGTGCATGAAGTGTCGATCGGTGCGCCGCCATTTTATCGCTGTGCTCCCGTGGACCAGTTTTCATTACCTGGACAAGCGTCATGGAGTCGTCGGAACTGGACGCGGAGATCAGCGTCCCGGTCGTGCTCGTCAGCCGCGACAGCCTGTACGTCATCGTCGCCGTACTGAGCGCGTCCGTCCTGGGATGCGTGACTGTCCTCGCTTACTCGTTCACCAACTACAACAACCTCAGGCAGAACGCCGAAGAAGTGCGCAACTACATCGCGTCCCGGGCCAAGGCAGCGGAACAAAAGCACAGCGGGTACGGTGGTGCAGGGCAGCGCGCTGCCGGCGGCCTCTCGGCCGCCATGAATGCCCCGGTGCCAGCGGCCTCGGCAGCTGGAAGTCAGAATGTGGGAATGCCAAGGGGAGGCGGCGTGCTGTTCACGGAGGCCTCCAAGGACAAGCTCGCTGAAGTCGCGTGGCAGGAGGTGCCCAGTGCGGAGAACCTGGTGCCCGACGCGCAACACCAGGACACAGATCTGCGTGCCGTAACCGGGGGTATAGCTGCGGCTGTCCCCGCTGCTGCCAGTGTTGAAGAGACAGTGCGCTCCGCCGCTGCCGCTAACGCCAGCTCGAGCAATACGGTGAACGGAACCGCCGAGACTGCTTGAACCAGGGCGGCACTCCTTATCTCAATAGGGCGAAGTGCGCGGCCTTTCGCGAGCTTCTGCTGTCGATAAATGATGGTTCTTTGAGAAGACGTGCGGAGAAAAGACTGCCAAAAGTGTGCGGCGAAGACGAAATATAAGCGACGCTTCACGGCTTTCTTCTTTAACATTTGCAAAATAATTGGAGTACCCAGTTTCTATTGTAGTCTTGCATTGTTACAGGCTGATCTACAGCCTGGCACAACACCAGCGACTGTGCTACTTGAGTTACCACGGTCGGCAGAATCGGTGTCTTCTATGAGGGCGAAAGGACGACGTATCTCTTAACCTCAAAATCTCTGACGCACAAGATGTATGCGCGATATCCTGGCACCGCATTGAGCGCAACATATATATATCCTCTCGTTTTCAACTAGTCACAATACAATCGCAAAATACGATACATCAAAGAATGCGCAATTTAACTTTGCGAATGAGTGACAAGGCCATATAGGATGGCCGCACACATTTGTGGTACCAAGCTGTGTACGAGGCCAAGGTAGCAAGTTACAATGCTTGTGCGTATTGCGGATGGCTCGTATGGCAGCACAACTTGCACAGGTCACTGGACACACAGCAACCACCTCTCGTACTACCATGTATTCCACCAGAGCCTGCTTATTGGAGGATTAGCCCAATAAGCAGGCACTAGACGCGGGTGTCGATATTCTTGGAGGCCAGACTGCTTGGGGGATTCGCAGATCTGCTATATACGTGCCTGAAAAGACCTTTGAAGACTAAATGTAGACTTCGGCAGAATAGGTTAGGGCCCGTTGATTGCACTCCATAATTGTGGACtgcaagcaaaaaaatatatatatgctaTTCCTTACAAATGTGGGAGGCACCCATATGGCTATCCGACACATTTTGTCTATTCTGTTTTGCAGGGCCTCttgctgaaaagaaaagaaaagaataccGTTAGCCGTAGAGCGCGTATCACGCGACACGGCGTATACAAAACCACGAGGAAGAAATAAGTAACAACAATGGCTGTCTGACATATTTTAATCATCTTCATTTAAAATCACCCAGGCCCATTTTGTCCGTTCCTTGTTCCCAGGCACATATGGGTTGTTGGTTATGTTCCACATGCGTGGGCCTGGGTGATATTAAATGAAGATGATTAAAATATGTCAGACAGCCATTTCTCGAGTTCCACATTTAAATTGGACACTCAGGAAAATGATTACAAGTTGTAAACTACACAGTAAATAAAGGTCATGAAATAACATATATGTAAAATTCCCACTCCGTGCACACCGTTTAGAAAGAAACTTTCGAATTCAAAATAAATCATGTTGAGATTAACCAAACTTTCTTAAGCTTAACTTATATCTCGACACCGAGGCAGagctgcttgttttctttttaatctcCGGCTTCCTCTGTTAAAGTAGTCTTCGACACCTATCTTACAGGCGTGAGAACTTTGAGACGAGTTGGAATAACTCTGTGCTGAATGCCGACTGGATATACGGAACCCATGCTTTTTGGATGGCCACAGCCTGTCTGCATACAAAGGCGAAGAGGAGACGAAAACAAAGGTTTGTTTCACCAAGATTCTgtttgttattttactttaaatattatCCTGTCGTTTTTCATTGATAAATTTTTCAACATTCACACTTGGCGCTaatattttgtcgtaatctcctatgaaAACCTCCTTGTTTATGGTACTACCCCtcggccaatccccccatgtgggtatgtgccatgttttaagaggaagaagaagaacaaaggaagaagcagaagaagcacGGACGGCAACGGTCACGGTCGCATCAGTGTCGCCGCTGTCATTAATTTGCGGCGACATTTCGTCACTACGCGCCCCGGGCTCGCCGACACCACCGACGGAGGCAGCGTGGAGTCCCGACCACCGCCGCAGGCCAGTCATAGCGGGATCCTCGCCCACTGCAAGGATCTCTACGAGATCGTTGCAGCGCTCGGCGCCTCCGTCCCGGGATACGCGCGCGTCTTGGTTACTCCTTCACCAACCACGGCAAGCCAAAGCGGAGCGCCAAGGACGTGCGAAACGTCATCGCGTCCCGGGAACAACCGAGAGGTTGTCGATCCTCGCACACCGCAAGGACCGCTACGTGACCGTTGCAGTGCGACGTCCCGGGATGCGTGCGCGTCCTCGGTTACTCCTTCACCAACCACGGCAAGCCAAAGCGGAACGCCGAGGACGTGCGCAACGTCATCGCGTCCCGGGAACAACCGAGAGGTTGTCGATCCTCGCACACCGCAAGGACCTCTACGTGACCGTTGCAGTGCGACGTCCCGGGATGCGTGCGCGTCCTCGGTTACTCCTTCACCAACCACGGCAAGCCAAAGCGGAACACCGAGGAGGTGCGCAACGTCATCGCGTCCCGGGAACAACCGAGAGGTTGTCGATCCTCGCACACCGCGAGGACCTCTACGTTACCGTTGCAGTGCGCCGTCCCGGGATGCGCGCGCGTCCTCGGTTACTCCTTCGCCAACCACGGCAAGCCAAAGCGGAACACCGAGGAGGTGCGCAAAGTCATCGCGTCCGGGAACAACGCAAGGGTTGTCGACCAGCACGGCAGCGGCCACAACGGCCAACCCACGGTGCAGACCTGCCGTTGGCGTCATTGGAAGCCAGCGGAGAATGCACCTTGCAGATCACGAAGAGAAGCGATGTTTACTTGCCGCGACAGATGGCTTCTGTTTGGATTCGGCGCCCAGCGCAACGGTGAGCAGGGCTGCACTCAACTCCTCTATGTCGCCAATATTAGCCGGAACGCCACGGAACATCACTTCACCGACGCTTCATGAGCCAAGCAAGCGCTTTTCCAGGTACCAGGAAGAACGTTTTCCGCGACTTGAAAGGAATGATAGACTGGACGTTGCTGCTTAGTGTTCGGGGAGAGCAACAAATGTGCGGAGAAAGGTTTCCCAGAGTAAAACCCTGCTGatgaaacgagaaaaaaaaataactggggAGAGACATTGCCTTCGGCATGAGAGAACACATGGTTTGACGCAGCGGCACTGTGATGATCAGTCAGCTGGCTGGCGAGATGGCATGACAATAAATGGGCTGAGACTAGTGACACAAAAACTATGTTTGAATAGCGCGATGTGTCGTTCTTTATGTGAATAACTAATGATGTTGGCAGCTTTGAATCCGACCTTCAAACCATTTTCTATTACCCGATGACGTAACCAAGTTCACCCTAGTCTGTACAGTCGCACACAAACGAGCGATGTCCTCGTAATGTAATGTAAGCCAAGATCTTAAAGAAAGGAGAGGTGCATTTAATATAATTCCTAACATTTTCTCATTCACCGAATAGAGACGGAGATAATTGTTATTTGTCTCACAAAACTGAACGGAGCGTAGACGGAgacaatgttgttgttgttgttgttgttgacctggcTCTGCTTTCACGGTTTCGTTCTCTTCTTACTAGCTGCCCCTGCTTTGTCGCGCTGCGCACCTTTCTTCTtcaacatcatcattatcattatcagcctgactatgcccactgcagggaaaaaccctgtttcatgtctctccaattaaccatgtcctttgccagctccgcCCACAGAAAAAAGGTGGTTGTTTTTTCGGCCAGTACTTAGTGAATTCTAGACCTACGCAGATATTAGTGCAACAGCGTACTTGCACTGATTGGCTTATTCCCCCGTCAAGGCCGTAACAGTACGTGTGTCACGGTGAAAGCTGGCACGTACGGCACTCCTTTATTTGGTTCCGCATCTTCCTCGTTTACCCTTAGAGTATTTGAGTGCAAAGTGTGAAGAATGAAAATGCGCTACAAGCAGTACAGATGGAGCGTAGAAAGGAAACGGCTGTAGACCGACACCAGTCGCCGGAATCGATACGCCCGCCCAAATCAACTAACCGGAAGGAAAGAGGTCAAGTACCATTTCAGACAAAAACTAAGTACGTGAACTTCCTATTGTTAGAACTATCCTATACTTCACAACCATTTTGTGAAGACCTCGCCACACAAACGACATTCGAAGCTCAACCTTGAATTCACAGAGAAGATCAGCTCTGCGCAACTTCATAGCAGCAAAAATTGTATACTTGAAAGCTTGCAATGTTGCGGGCATCAAGGCGTGGAACGGTTTTCATAACAGGGGGTAGATCGCAGTATACGGCAAGCCGACACTGCCACCACTAcaagctgttgttgttgtgccgTTGCAGAATGGCACATATTCAAGAGGGGGGTTGGCTACACATGTAACCGTCAAAAATAGGCAATAGACTACGTGGTGCTAGGAAAAAGAGAAAACGGAAGAATGCAATAGGAGAGCCAATAAAACTCGTACTGATTTAAAATAGAACAAGTTGTTTAATTTTGGAACGATAAgaaaaggaataataataataataataattggtttttggggaaaggaaatcgctcagtatatgtctcacatctcggccgacacctgaactgcgccgtaagggaagggatagaggagggactgagagaagaagggaagaaggaggtgccgtagtggaggactccggaataatttcaaccacccggggatctttaacgtgcactggcagcgcacatcacacgggagacttagcgtttcgcctccatcgaaacgctgctgccgcggtcgagttcgaacccggctactccgggtCAGTAGGTCCTAGATATAGAGAAATTCGCTTCCCGGACAGTGCAGGGGGACAAATTTCAGAGAGCCGATTGAGGCCCATGTATTTTGTCGTCTTGATACGTAGGCGTTGAGAACGAGATCTCCACTACCCCTACCACTCTTTCTGCATTTTGTGTGCAGGATGTCAGAAACATACACTGAAAAAGTGGCAATGACCGAAAGCTcgcccctttttttttaatttcatgccTCACTGAGAAACTTGCCCAGTAAGAGTCTTTTGTCTTTTGCCGAAGCCTCTTTTCCATTTACCGTATTGCATGAATGGCTCTGAAGAAATCTAGCTGAAATTTGCGCTACGCGGTGAGCCTATTTCAGCAGGTGTCAGCCTACCGAGTCGGGGGCTCCGGTCATTTGAACAGTTGTCGCACCAGCTCGGTCATTCAGCCGCGAGCTTCATCAAGTGAATCATGCGCAGATCACGACGCCCGTAAATCTGCAACACATTACATCAAGCATAATTTCGACTAGGTCATTGGTTTTTGAGGCTCTAAATACTGTGTCATTTCAAATACACTGACCACCACTGCATATGCACAGAAGCAGAACCTAATCAGGAGCGTTCTTTAATGAACATTTTTTCCTTCGCGATTCGTTATTACGAATTCATCAACTTGTTGGGACGAAAATTGCTGAAATTGAAGAGGCATGAAGTACTCgcttgaaaaagaagaaaatacggCATAGTTTCTCTTTTAGTATGAAATATCACGTGTTGCGGCATCCACCAGAACAGCCCT
Protein-coding sequences here:
- the LOC144118598 gene encoding uncharacterized protein LOC144118598, producing the protein MTTSPRITSRSGSGGSAGPTTGGRRTHFRESQQATQGTPRDMYDSLLSDVNKRETSKSKPSIAFTAPHDNMDSPFGSLDEFKDFMYSYYTEGQSMIAHMRDRVPRDLPEVAQLLEASFKRYVMLKLELDCYFSTVVNYSSERISKEDLRYWPNHILKNMDENMSWIMELVRRKPSLSEFYNDTMEQLKLLLYQMRSATQLYDWQSF